The DNA sequence GGCGGAGGCAACACCATCAGCAGCGCCCATGTGCGCTCGCTGGCCGCGGGGCTCGTCGCACGGGGCGTGCGGGTTACGGTGTGCGCCCCCGTCGAGGCGGATCACACCCACGACTTCACCGGTGTGGGCGCCGGCCACGTGCACGTGCCGCGCAGCAGCGACCCGGGGTCGGTGGCCGCGCTGCGGGCCGCGTGCACCGGCGCCGACCTGGTCCACGCGCACGGACTGCACGCCTCCTTCCGCACCGTGCTCGCCCTGAGCGGCCGGAACACCCCGCTCGTCGTCACCTGGCACGACCGGGCCCACGCCGACGGCCCGCGCGCCCACTTCCTGCGCGTGCTGGAGCGGCGGGTCGTCAAGGCGGCCACCGTGGTGCTCGGGACGACGTCCGCCCTCGTCGACCGGGCGCGCCGTGCGGGGGCGCGGGACGCGCGGCTGGCCGCCGTCTCCCTCCCCGGGCCCCGCACCTCGCCGCCGCGCGACGACCCCGACCGGCGGCGGCCCAAGACGCGGGCCGAACTCGGTGCCATGGGACGCCCGTTGCTCATCGCCGTGGGCTCCCTCGAACGGCATCGCGGCTACGACGTCCTGCTGGACGCCACACACGCGTGGCAGCGGCTGGACCCGGTGCCGCTGGTCGTGCTCGCGGGGGAGGGGCCGCTGCGCGCCGAACTCCAGCAGCGGATCGAGCGCGAGGAACTGCCGGTCCGGCTCCTCGGCCGGCGCGACGACATCACGGACCTGCTCGCCGCCGCCGACGTCGCGGTGCTGCCGAGCCGGTGGGAGGCGCGTTCCCCGCTCGCCCAGGAGGCCCTGCACGCGCGCGTGCCGCTCGTCGCCACCGCCGTGGGCGGCATCCCCGAACTCGTCGGCGACGCCGCCGAACTCGTCCCGTACGGCAACGCGCGAGCGCTCGCCGACGCCGTCGTACGGCTGCTGGACGATCCAGGACGCCGGGACCTGCTCAAGGAGCGGGGTGTGCGGCAGGCCGCCACCTGGCCCACCGAGGACGAGACGGTCGCCCAAGTCCTCAGCGTCTACGACGAGCTGACCCAGCTGCGGCCGCTGGTCTGACACCGGATCGGAGAGGTCACGGCACGTGCCGCCGGGCCCGCAGGGCCAGGCTCAACGCCAGGACCGTCTGCGGGTCGTCGAGGTCGGTGCCCAGCAACTCCCCGATGCGGGCCAGCCTGTTGTAGAGCGTCTGGCGGTTCAGGTGCAGTTCGCGGGCGGTCTCCGCCTTGCGCCCGGCGTGCGCCAGATAGGTCTCCAGGGTCGGCAGCAGCGGCGGCTTGGAGCGGCGGTCGTGGTCCAGGACCGGACCGATCGCGCGGTCCACGAAGGCCGCCAGGTCCGGGTGGTCGCGCAGCCGCCACAGCAGCAGGTCGATGTC is a window from the Streptomyces capillispiralis genome containing:
- a CDS encoding glycosyltransferase family 4 protein; amino-acid sequence: MTPVSSPSPHGRPPLRTVQVLGGGNTISSAHVRSLAAGLVARGVRVTVCAPVEADHTHDFTGVGAGHVHVPRSSDPGSVAALRAACTGADLVHAHGLHASFRTVLALSGRNTPLVVTWHDRAHADGPRAHFLRVLERRVVKAATVVLGTTSALVDRARRAGARDARLAAVSLPGPRTSPPRDDPDRRRPKTRAELGAMGRPLLIAVGSLERHRGYDVLLDATHAWQRLDPVPLVVLAGEGPLRAELQQRIEREELPVRLLGRRDDITDLLAAADVAVLPSRWEARSPLAQEALHARVPLVATAVGGIPELVGDAAELVPYGNARALADAVVRLLDDPGRRDLLKERGVRQAATWPTEDETVAQVLSVYDELTQLRPLV